One Paracidovorax avenae ATCC 19860 genomic region harbors:
- a CDS encoding transporter substrate-binding domain-containing protein — protein sequence MRHAPATFRSHAPLLAGIAAVLTLMAGTAHADATLDKIRQRGKVSIGVLVNGGPFGSIDPASQQLVGWNPDLARALAKGLGVEADLVQVQTATRVQFLQAGKVDLLIASMELNPERAAILGYAPTPFYRVGGTAAVRKDSGIQKWEDLRGKPVCLSQGSSYARPLTAEYGAQVQGFKTASDSLLALKGGNCVAAVHDSTLIHPLLRTNAEWSQYAAPITAELLPAPSVVWTRKGEADTIAAVDKVVQDWHRSGWLIATEKRLGIEPANPLLPELQAKFQAAAH from the coding sequence ATGCGCCACGCTCCCGCCACCTTTCGCTCCCACGCCCCGCTCCTGGCCGGCATCGCTGCCGTGCTGACCCTGATGGCGGGAACGGCCCATGCCGACGCCACGCTAGACAAGATCCGGCAGCGCGGGAAAGTGTCCATCGGCGTGCTCGTCAACGGCGGCCCCTTCGGCTCCATCGATCCGGCCAGCCAGCAGCTGGTGGGCTGGAACCCCGACCTCGCCCGGGCGCTGGCCAAGGGCCTGGGGGTGGAGGCCGACCTGGTGCAGGTGCAGACGGCGACGCGTGTGCAGTTCCTGCAGGCCGGCAAGGTCGATCTGCTGATCGCGTCGATGGAACTGAACCCCGAGCGCGCCGCCATCCTGGGCTACGCGCCCACCCCGTTCTACCGCGTGGGCGGCACGGCCGCCGTGCGCAAGGACAGCGGCATCCAGAAATGGGAAGACCTGCGCGGCAAGCCGGTGTGCCTGTCGCAGGGCAGCAGCTACGCCAGGCCGCTCACCGCCGAATACGGTGCGCAGGTGCAGGGCTTCAAGACCGCCTCCGATTCGCTGCTGGCGCTCAAGGGCGGCAACTGCGTGGCCGCCGTGCACGACAGCACGCTCATCCATCCGCTGCTGCGCACCAACGCCGAGTGGAGCCAGTACGCCGCCCCGATCACCGCCGAACTGCTGCCCGCGCCGTCCGTGGTCTGGACCCGCAAGGGCGAGGCCGACACCATCGCCGCAGTGGACAAGGTGGTGCAGGACTGGCACCGCAGCGGCTGGCTGATCGCCACGGAAAAACGCCTCGGCATCGAGCCGGCCAACCCGCTGCTGCCCGAACTGCAGGCGAAGTTCCAGGCCGCGGCCCACTGA
- a CDS encoding rhodanese-like domain-containing protein produces MPAPTSTAPVPPPTVDAATVRTWLNDSQEIALLDVREAGQFGEGHPFFAVPAPYSRLERDVPRLVPRRGTRTVLIDQGDGVAARAAVRLAGLGYTDLHVLEGGAPGWAAAGYTLFQGVNVPSKTFGELVEHAFGTPHIGAAELQRRQQAGEPLVLVDGRTVEEHRKMTIPGALPVPNGELARHWSVLAPDPATPIVIHCAGRTRSIIGAQILRSLGVPNPVLALENGTQGWALSGLALEHGSARAPASPPEAGDADRDRAARVAAEAGVPRLDAAGAQGWIDDAGRTTYVLDVRTAGEFAAGTLAGARHAPGGQLLQAADQTIGVHRARVLLLDDDGVRAPVVAAWLRRQGHETATVEGGIHAPLKLPAPAGVALPAPVPQIAQQALPAWLAAQQAAPLLLDVQPSQAYRRQHARGALWSVRPRVAADVQAAAQARRAPLLILAADAESAALAASEIAPGATTSVHWALASDWAAAGLPVESSPGLPADGDAIDYLFFVHDRHDGNLEAARRYLAWETGLIAQCAPDELSGFQLPAAVPHGG; encoded by the coding sequence ATGCCCGCACCGACCTCGACCGCTCCCGTACCGCCCCCGACCGTTGACGCCGCCACCGTGCGCACCTGGCTGAACGACAGCCAGGAGATCGCCCTGCTGGACGTGCGCGAAGCCGGCCAGTTCGGCGAAGGCCATCCGTTCTTCGCCGTACCGGCGCCCTACAGCCGCCTCGAACGGGACGTGCCCCGGCTGGTGCCCCGCCGCGGCACGCGCACCGTGCTGATCGACCAGGGCGACGGCGTGGCCGCGCGTGCGGCTGTCCGCCTGGCCGGGCTGGGCTACACCGACCTGCACGTGCTGGAAGGCGGAGCGCCGGGCTGGGCGGCCGCCGGCTATACCCTGTTCCAGGGAGTGAACGTGCCGTCCAAGACCTTCGGGGAACTGGTGGAGCATGCCTTCGGCACGCCGCACATCGGCGCGGCCGAACTGCAGCGCCGCCAGCAGGCAGGCGAGCCGCTGGTGCTGGTGGATGGCCGCACGGTGGAAGAGCACCGCAAGATGACCATCCCGGGGGCCCTGCCGGTGCCGAACGGCGAACTGGCACGCCACTGGAGCGTGCTCGCGCCCGATCCGGCCACGCCCATCGTCATCCACTGCGCCGGCCGCACGCGCAGCATCATCGGCGCGCAGATCCTGCGCAGCCTGGGCGTTCCCAACCCCGTGCTGGCACTGGAGAACGGCACCCAGGGCTGGGCCCTGTCCGGGCTGGCGCTGGAGCATGGCAGCGCCCGCGCGCCGGCCAGTCCGCCCGAGGCCGGGGACGCGGACCGCGACCGGGCCGCCCGTGTCGCCGCGGAGGCCGGCGTTCCCAGGCTGGATGCCGCCGGGGCGCAGGGCTGGATCGATGATGCCGGCCGCACCACCTATGTGCTCGACGTCCGCACGGCCGGCGAGTTCGCGGCCGGCACGCTCGCCGGGGCGCGCCATGCGCCGGGCGGCCAGTTGCTGCAGGCCGCGGACCAGACCATCGGGGTGCACCGCGCCCGCGTGCTGCTGCTGGACGACGATGGCGTGCGCGCACCGGTCGTGGCTGCGTGGCTGCGACGGCAGGGCCATGAGACGGCCACCGTGGAAGGCGGCATACACGCCCCGCTGAAGCTGCCGGCCCCGGCCGGCGTGGCGTTGCCGGCCCCGGTGCCGCAGATCGCGCAGCAGGCCCTGCCTGCGTGGCTGGCCGCCCAGCAGGCGGCGCCGCTGTTGCTGGACGTGCAGCCCTCGCAGGCCTACCGCCGGCAGCACGCCCGCGGCGCGCTCTGGTCCGTGCGCCCACGCGTGGCTGCCGACGTGCAGGCCGCCGCGCAGGCGCGCCGCGCGCCGCTGCTCATCCTGGCGGCCGATGCAGAAAGCGCCGCGTTGGCGGCCAGTGAGATTGCACCCGGGGCGACGACCAGCGTGCATTGGGCGCTGGCGTCCGACTGGGCGGCCGCGGGGCTGCCCGTGGAAAGCTCGCCGGGGCTGCCGGCCGATGGCGACGCGATCGACTATCTGTTCTTCGTGCACGACCGCCACGACGGCAACCTGGAGGCAGCGCGCCGCTACCTGGCATGGGAGACCGGCCTGATCGCCCAGTGCGCGCCCGACGAACTGTCCGGCTTCCAGCTGCCAGCCGCCGTACCCCACGGCGGGTAA
- a CDS encoding IS5 family transposase: MPRKPYPTDVSDEEWSFAAPYLSLMDQRAPQREHDLREVFNALRWLVRAGAPWRMLPNDLPSWEAVYQQTRRWLEAGCFEAMVSDLRSIIRVAQGRQGQPRAMVMDGRTLQSNCESGPRAGYDGYKRKRGSKVHMAVDTLGHFLAVHVTPANEQERAQVQRLCEDVQQATGHSMKLGWADQGYTGEVAAEAAKDNGIDLQIVKLPEAKKGFVLLPRRWVVERSFGWLARFRRLSRDYERLPEVLGVMHFLVFAVLMLPAAARVLAAAGSS, from the coding sequence ATGCCCCGCAAGCCGTATCCGACGGATGTCAGCGATGAAGAATGGAGCTTCGCTGCGCCCTACTTGAGCCTGATGGACCAGCGCGCGCCCCAGCGCGAGCACGATCTGCGCGAAGTCTTCAACGCGCTGCGCTGGCTGGTGCGCGCAGGCGCGCCTTGGCGGATGCTGCCCAACGATCTACCTTCTTGGGAGGCGGTCTACCAGCAAACCCGACGCTGGCTGGAAGCGGGCTGCTTCGAGGCGATGGTGTCGGACCTGCGTTCGATCATCCGCGTGGCGCAAGGGCGCCAGGGACAACCCAGGGCCATGGTGATGGATGGGCGGACATTGCAGTCGAACTGCGAGAGCGGACCGCGTGCGGGTTACGACGGCTACAAGCGCAAGCGAGGCAGCAAGGTTCACATGGCCGTGGACACACTGGGACATTTTCTGGCGGTGCATGTCACGCCGGCCAATGAGCAGGAACGCGCGCAGGTGCAGCGTCTGTGCGAAGACGTGCAGCAGGCCACGGGCCACTCGATGAAGCTGGGCTGGGCGGACCAGGGCTATACGGGCGAGGTGGCAGCAGAGGCTGCAAAGGACAACGGCATCGATCTGCAGATCGTGAAGCTGCCCGAGGCGAAGAAGGGCTTTGTGCTGCTGCCGCGCCGCTGGGTGGTGGAGAGAAGCTTCGGCTGGCTGGCAAGGTTTCGCAGGCTCTCCCGGGACTACGAGCGGCTACCCGAAGTGCTCGGCGTGATGCATTTCCTGGTCTTTGCCGTGCTCATGTTGCCTGCAGCCGCACGGGTGCTGGCTGCGGCAGGAAGTTCATAA
- a CDS encoding amino acid ABC transporter ATP-binding protein, producing the protein MNATDAFLASLKPPAEEAAAPLVHLRDVHLSFGDNAVLKGIDVQVRRGEAVSIIGPSGSGKSTILRCITGLLRPQRGEIVVGGTRVDRLRTEADLIALRKRVGFVFQQYNLFPHLTVLENLVIAPTRVVGRDRAAAEREARALLDKVRLSHKETAYPGELSGGQQQRVAIARALAMRPELILFDEVTSALDPETVGEVLTVIRDLVKDGMTCVLVTHEMRFAEEVSDHVYFTEAGRIVEHGPAAQLFGQPRSARTREFLQRALGEGVRTREVPATPTPPLAFNQLRFAL; encoded by the coding sequence ATGAACGCCACTGACGCCTTCCTCGCCTCCCTGAAGCCTCCTGCGGAGGAAGCCGCCGCGCCCCTGGTGCACCTGCGGGACGTGCACCTGTCCTTCGGCGACAACGCGGTGCTCAAGGGCATCGACGTGCAGGTGCGCCGCGGCGAGGCGGTGTCCATCATCGGGCCCTCGGGCTCGGGCAAGTCCACCATCCTGCGCTGCATCACCGGCCTGCTGCGGCCGCAGCGCGGGGAGATCGTGGTGGGCGGCACGCGCGTGGACCGGCTCAGGACGGAAGCGGACCTGATCGCGCTGCGCAAGCGGGTGGGCTTCGTGTTCCAGCAGTACAACCTGTTTCCCCACCTCACGGTGCTGGAGAACCTCGTGATCGCGCCCACCCGCGTGGTCGGCCGCGACCGCGCCGCGGCCGAGCGGGAGGCGCGCGCCCTGCTCGACAAGGTGCGGCTGTCGCACAAGGAAACCGCCTACCCGGGCGAGCTTTCGGGCGGCCAGCAGCAGCGCGTGGCCATCGCGCGGGCGCTGGCCATGCGGCCCGAGCTGATCCTGTTCGACGAGGTGACCTCCGCCCTGGACCCCGAGACCGTGGGTGAGGTGCTGACCGTGATCCGCGACCTGGTGAAGGACGGCATGACCTGCGTGCTGGTCACGCACGAGATGCGCTTTGCCGAAGAGGTGAGCGACCATGTGTACTTCACCGAGGCCGGCCGCATCGTCGAGCACGGCCCCGCCGCACAGCTTTTCGGCCAGCCGCGCAGCGCCCGCACGCGGGAGTTCCTGCAGCGCGCGCTGGGCGAAGGCGTCCGCACCCGCGAGGTGCCCGCCACCCCCACCCCGCCGCTGGCGTTCAACCAGCTGCGCTTCGCCCTCTGA
- a CDS encoding SDR family oxidoreductase — MAVEKKVALVTAGGSGIGAAAARRLAADGFHIGILSSSGKGEALAEELGGVGVTGSNQSLEDLGTLVERAEQRWGRIDVLVNSAGHGPRAPLLELSDEHWLQGMDTYLLNVVRPTRLVVPRMQRQGEGGAIINISSAWALEPSALFPASSVMRAGLAAFTRIFVDSFSRDNIRMNNVLPGWIDSLPEWEERRAAVPLGRYGRVEEVAATVAFLASAGAGYITGQSLRVDGGVTRAG; from the coding sequence ATGGCAGTAGAAAAAAAGGTGGCATTGGTCACCGCGGGCGGATCCGGCATCGGGGCGGCAGCGGCACGCCGGCTGGCGGCGGACGGCTTCCACATCGGCATCCTCTCGTCGTCCGGCAAGGGCGAAGCGCTGGCGGAGGAACTGGGCGGCGTGGGCGTGACGGGATCGAACCAGTCGCTGGAAGACCTCGGCACCCTGGTGGAGCGGGCGGAACAACGGTGGGGCCGCATCGACGTACTGGTCAACAGCGCGGGCCACGGCCCCCGGGCCCCGCTGCTGGAACTCTCCGACGAGCACTGGCTGCAGGGCATGGACACCTACCTGCTGAACGTGGTGCGGCCCACGCGGCTCGTGGTGCCGCGCATGCAGCGGCAGGGCGAGGGCGGCGCGATCATCAACATCTCCTCGGCCTGGGCGCTGGAGCCCAGCGCACTGTTCCCGGCCTCGTCCGTCATGCGCGCGGGCCTCGCCGCGTTCACCCGCATCTTCGTGGACAGCTTTTCACGCGACAACATCCGCATGAACAATGTCCTGCCGGGCTGGATCGACAGCCTGCCCGAATGGGAAGAGCGCCGCGCGGCGGTTCCACTCGGGCGGTACGGCCGGGTGGAGGAGGTCGCGGCGACCGTGGCGTTCCTGGCGTCGGCGGGGGCGGGTTACATCACGGGGCAGAGTTTGCGGGTGGATGGAGGGGTAACGCGGGCGGGGTGA
- a CDS encoding amino acid ABC transporter permease — MHDTGLLAQGVDALRGIGLNYAFVLDATERQAFVRGMGVTVQLALLTIPCSLAAGVVLAACTASGRAWLARPARAFVEVTRNTPTLVQLYCAFLVLNMLITQQLRDWGAGQNPLTPFVWVVVVISLHKGAFHAEALRAGIEAVPATTLEAARSLGFSQRQLLARVQLPLAARFALPSLVNNLVDLVKMTAVASAIAVGDVTYESIMIWSQRDNVLELLLLILIWFGLLTWLVSLAGRWLEERWRMPGYGQ, encoded by the coding sequence ATGCACGACACCGGCCTGCTCGCCCAGGGCGTGGACGCGCTCCGGGGCATCGGCCTGAACTACGCTTTCGTGCTCGACGCTACCGAGCGCCAGGCCTTCGTGCGCGGCATGGGGGTGACGGTGCAGCTGGCCCTGCTCACCATTCCCTGCAGTCTGGCGGCCGGCGTGGTGCTGGCGGCCTGCACGGCCTCCGGGCGTGCCTGGCTGGCTCGCCCCGCGCGCGCCTTCGTCGAGGTGACGCGCAATACGCCGACGCTGGTGCAGTTGTACTGCGCCTTCCTCGTGCTCAACATGCTCATCACGCAGCAGCTGCGCGACTGGGGCGCGGGCCAGAACCCGCTCACGCCGTTCGTGTGGGTGGTGGTCGTCATCTCGCTGCACAAGGGCGCGTTCCACGCCGAGGCGCTGCGCGCCGGCATCGAGGCCGTGCCCGCCACCACGCTGGAGGCCGCGCGCTCGCTGGGCTTCTCGCAGCGCCAGTTGCTGGCGCGGGTGCAGCTGCCGCTGGCCGCCCGCTTCGCCCTGCCCTCCCTGGTGAACAACCTCGTGGACCTGGTGAAGATGACGGCCGTGGCCTCGGCCATCGCCGTGGGCGACGTGACGTATGAATCGATCATGATCTGGTCGCAGCGCGACAACGTGCTCGAACTGCTGCTGCTCATCCTGATCTGGTTCGGCCTGCTGACCTGGCTGGTGAGCCTGGCGGGCCGCTGGCTCGAGGAACGCTGGAGGATGCCCGGTTATGGCCAATGA
- the metC gene encoding cystathionine beta-lyase — protein sequence MNGPDILQHGNAHSAPLGAATRLLHAGAPALRGGSGPVNVPVVRTSTVRFGSTADYADHHHRRTAGERVASYGRHGLDTHRALEDAVTALEGGHRAFLAPSGLAAITLVLVALLSPGDHALVADSVYSPVRRVDATLLQRLGITLEYFSPSQGDLAAKIRPNTRLIYVESPSSLLYEVLDLPAIAAVACARGIPLATDNTWSGGWFCQPLRLGANISIQAATKYIAGHSDVMQGIVVTDSEELTGRIATAYEALGLTVGADDAYLALRGVRTLPVRLAQHQRHATRVAEWLQKQPQVGRVFYPALPSDPGHALWKRDFSGASGLVSFAFADGNGANGHGSVDARGANAFVDALRFFGIGASWGGYESLALVAQPERLREHSAWTGNAPVVRLHVGLEDPEDLIGDLGQALGKVATRGWLAAA from the coding sequence ATGAACGGGCCGGATATCCTCCAGCACGGCAACGCACACTCCGCGCCGCTCGGCGCCGCCACCCGGCTGCTGCATGCCGGCGCGCCCGCGCTGCGCGGCGGCTCCGGCCCTGTGAACGTGCCCGTGGTGCGCACCAGCACCGTGCGCTTCGGCAGCACCGCGGACTATGCGGACCACCACCATCGCCGCACTGCGGGCGAGCGCGTGGCCTCGTACGGCCGCCACGGGCTGGACACGCACCGCGCGCTGGAAGATGCCGTCACCGCGCTGGAGGGCGGCCACCGTGCCTTCCTCGCACCCTCGGGCCTGGCCGCCATCACACTGGTGCTGGTCGCCCTGCTCTCGCCCGGCGACCATGCCCTGGTGGCCGACAGCGTGTACTCGCCCGTGCGGCGCGTGGACGCCACGCTGCTGCAGCGCCTGGGCATCACGCTCGAATACTTCTCGCCCTCGCAGGGCGACCTGGCCGCGAAGATCCGGCCGAACACCCGGCTGATCTACGTCGAATCGCCCAGCTCGCTGCTCTACGAGGTGCTGGATTTGCCCGCCATCGCCGCCGTGGCGTGCGCCCGCGGCATTCCCCTGGCCACGGACAACACCTGGAGCGGCGGATGGTTCTGCCAGCCCCTGCGGCTGGGCGCGAACATCTCGATCCAGGCGGCCACCAAGTACATCGCCGGCCACTCGGACGTGATGCAGGGCATCGTCGTCACCGACTCGGAAGAGCTCACCGGCAGGATCGCCACCGCCTACGAAGCGCTCGGCCTCACCGTGGGCGCCGACGACGCCTACCTCGCCCTGCGCGGCGTGCGCACCTTGCCCGTGCGCCTGGCCCAGCACCAGCGCCACGCCACGCGGGTGGCCGAATGGCTGCAGAAGCAGCCGCAGGTCGGCCGCGTGTTCTACCCGGCCCTGCCCTCCGACCCCGGGCATGCGCTGTGGAAGCGGGATTTCAGCGGGGCGAGCGGGCTGGTGTCGTTCGCGTTCGCGGACGGCAACGGGGCGAATGGCCATGGGAGCGTGGATGCGCGCGGCGCGAATGCGTTCGTGGATGCCCTGCGGTTCTTCGGCATCGGGGCGTCGTGGGGTGGGTACGAGAGCCTGGCGCTGGTGGCGCAGCCGGAGCGGTTGCGGGAGCACAGTGCGTGGACGGGGAATGCGCCGGTGGTGCGGCTGCATGTGGGGTTGGAGGATCCGGAGGACTTGATTGGGGATCTGGGGCAGGCGTTGGGGAAGGTGGCGACTCGGGGGTGGTTGGCGGCTGCGTGA
- a CDS encoding LysR substrate-binding domain-containing protein has protein sequence MTPPLDRLPSLNALRAFEVASRHLNFRLAGQELGVTQGAVAQQIRALEAELGMKLFERHPRTLVLTANGQRYVVGVRRAFDLLAEATRGLRPEPGHLTVSVTPTFATKWLMPRLGAYTHAHPTTELRVLATERISHFQTEAIDLAVRYGRPPFGPGLQADLLFEECLVAVGSPQAQAQWAGAGRTTLLHDGQSSWEEYFERCAHGRLLPANPAQAIRFNQTTLAIDAALMGQGLALVQEQFVAQDLAAGRLVRPFPDTLRTDAGYYLVCPRKQRHPEAVAQARRWFLQQAAQSQ, from the coding sequence ATGACACCACCGCTGGACCGCCTTCCCTCGCTCAATGCCCTGCGCGCCTTCGAGGTGGCGAGCCGCCATCTCAACTTCCGGCTGGCCGGGCAGGAACTGGGGGTGACGCAGGGCGCGGTGGCGCAGCAGATCCGTGCGCTGGAAGCCGAGCTGGGCATGAAGCTGTTCGAGCGGCATCCCCGCACGCTGGTGCTGACGGCCAACGGGCAGCGCTACGTGGTCGGCGTGCGCCGCGCGTTCGACCTGCTCGCGGAGGCCACCCGGGGCCTGCGGCCCGAGCCGGGGCACCTGACGGTGAGCGTGACGCCGACCTTCGCCACCAAGTGGCTCATGCCTCGGCTGGGGGCATACACACACGCCCATCCGACGACGGAACTGCGCGTGCTGGCGACCGAGCGGATCTCGCACTTCCAGACGGAGGCGATCGACCTGGCCGTGCGGTATGGCCGGCCGCCCTTCGGCCCCGGACTGCAGGCCGACCTGCTGTTCGAGGAGTGCCTCGTGGCCGTGGGAAGTCCGCAGGCGCAGGCACAGTGGGCGGGAGCAGGCCGCACCACGCTGCTGCACGACGGGCAGTCGTCCTGGGAGGAGTATTTCGAGCGGTGCGCGCACGGCCGCTTGCTGCCCGCGAACCCGGCGCAGGCGATCCGGTTCAACCAGACGACGCTGGCGATCGACGCGGCGCTGATGGGTCAGGGCCTGGCCCTGGTACAGGAGCAGTTCGTGGCGCAGGACCTGGCCGCGGGGCGTCTGGTGCGGCCGTTCCCGGACACGCTCCGCACCGATGCGGGGTACTACCTCGTGTGCCCGCGCAAGCAGCGCCACCCGGAGGCGGTGGCGCAGGCAAGGCGGTGGTTCCTGCAGCAGGCCGCGCAGTCGCAGTGA
- a CDS encoding cysteine dioxygenase family protein → MTTTSAATAATPISASTAERRRQAVDAALADVRRLTARGTPDRAALSAITQRLEQLAAHKDLFSRADFPPPDETAGVGASTRYRLNPADGDGGLALYLNSINPGKTTAPHNHTTWAVIVAVEGQEVNRLYERTDDRSDPARARIHVAREFTVQPGAPIAFLPDDIHSIAVVGTEPTLHFHLYGQPLETLTGRVAIDPDTGEVKNYNAAYFRPSEAVA, encoded by the coding sequence ATGACCACCACCTCCGCTGCCACTGCAGCCACCCCCATTTCCGCTTCCACCGCCGAACGCCGCCGCCAGGCCGTCGATGCGGCCCTGGCCGACGTGCGCCGCCTCACCGCGCGGGGCACGCCCGACCGCGCCGCGCTCTCGGCCATCACCCAACGGCTGGAGCAACTGGCCGCGCACAAGGACCTGTTCAGTCGCGCGGATTTCCCGCCGCCTGACGAGACAGCCGGCGTGGGAGCCTCCACGCGCTACCGCCTCAACCCGGCGGACGGCGACGGCGGCCTGGCGCTGTACCTCAACTCCATCAACCCCGGCAAGACCACCGCGCCGCACAACCACACCACCTGGGCGGTGATCGTGGCGGTGGAAGGCCAGGAGGTGAACCGCCTCTACGAACGCACGGACGACCGCAGCGACCCCGCCCGCGCGCGCATCCACGTGGCGCGCGAATTCACCGTGCAGCCCGGCGCGCCCATCGCCTTCCTGCCCGACGACATCCACAGCATCGCCGTGGTGGGCACCGAGCCCACGCTGCATTTCCACCTGTATGGCCAGCCGCTGGAAACGCTCACGGGCCGCGTCGCGATCGACCCCGACACCGGCGAAGTGAAGAATTACAACGCCGCCTACTTCCGCCCCAGCGAGGCCGTGGCATGA
- a CDS encoding amino acid ABC transporter permease has product MANDAVLGPVPAAPLLNAVRSGARNPWLVGAVAALAVVAAWQATGTTPRAVAYLWQWLPALLRGLWVNIEISVLAVALGTAVGLVVGALSLSPVHAVRVAARCHVQVFRNAPILVLIYFTTYVFPFEVHLVQWTFPFPDWVKVVLGLALPTSANVAEIFRGAIQSIPAAQWEAAQSLAFRRSQIFRLVVLPQCVRRMLPPWMNLYASITMSTSLASLVGVHDVVDTAQIASNTVARTDFTILVYFTLLALFFAYCYPIARATRALEKRHERH; this is encoded by the coding sequence ATGGCCAATGACGCCGTCCTGGGGCCGGTGCCTGCCGCCCCTTTGCTGAATGCGGTGCGCAGCGGCGCGCGCAACCCGTGGCTGGTCGGCGCCGTGGCGGCGCTGGCCGTGGTGGCCGCATGGCAGGCCACCGGTACCACGCCGCGTGCCGTTGCCTATCTGTGGCAATGGCTGCCCGCGCTGCTGCGCGGCCTGTGGGTGAACATCGAGATCAGCGTGCTGGCGGTGGCACTGGGCACGGCCGTGGGCCTGGTGGTGGGCGCGCTGTCGCTGTCGCCCGTGCATGCCGTCCGCGTGGCGGCGCGCTGCCATGTGCAGGTGTTCCGCAACGCCCCCATCCTGGTGCTCATCTACTTCACCACCTATGTGTTCCCGTTCGAGGTGCACCTGGTGCAGTGGACCTTTCCCTTCCCCGACTGGGTGAAGGTGGTGCTGGGCCTGGCCCTGCCCACCAGCGCCAACGTGGCGGAGATCTTCCGCGGCGCGATCCAGTCCATTCCCGCCGCGCAATGGGAGGCCGCGCAGTCGCTCGCCTTCCGTCGCAGCCAGATCTTCCGGCTGGTGGTGCTGCCGCAGTGCGTGCGCCGCATGCTGCCGCCGTGGATGAACCTGTACGCCAGCATCACCATGAGCACCTCGCTGGCCTCGCTGGTGGGCGTGCACGACGTGGTGGACACGGCCCAGATCGCCAGCAACACGGTGGCGCGCACGGACTTCACCATCCTGGTCTATTTCACGCTGCTGGCGCTGTTTTTCGCCTACTGCTACCCCATCGCCCGCGCCACGCGCGCCCTGGAAAAACGCCATGAACGCCACTGA